The Phaseolus vulgaris cultivar G19833 unplaced genomic scaffold, P. vulgaris v2.0 scaffold_18, whole genome shotgun sequence DNA segment tctactacttgccaccctcaaactgatggtcaaactgaagtggttaatagaactttgggtcaattattgcgatgctttatttccgggaatccaagggcttgggaggatttactacctcatgttgagtttgcttataatagggtagtaaattccaccactaaccattctccttttgaggttgtttatgggtttaatcccctcacacctctagatcttcttcccattcctgtacttgatgaggttctatgcaaggacggttttgaaaaggcttcttttattaaggatttgcataaccgcatcaagttacaaattgagaagaaagttggtaagtatgctgacactgcacaccaaaggagaaaggcattaatctttgagcccgacgattgggtttggcttcatttaagaaaggatagatttccttctctaaggaagtccaaacatatgcctcgtggtgatggccctttccaagtcatcaagaggattaatgataatgcctatgagttagatatgcctacTACTTATCTTGGaagtaattctttcaataatactgatctcactccttttgctgcaggtttcccaaattcgtggacgaattctctccaatccggggagtatgatggaaaccaggtagaggatgctcaagcccatgaagcccaaacccaacaaggggcccaagcccaacgaatcactaggagcatggcaaaagctttgggacaagagtatcaaaagatggctcttcttatttcttttgtagagtaggggtgcgaatgtaataaataggtgtgtaagtcgtaagggatgctagggggagagtagataggagttaggaggtgccaaactaggaaggaaagtcacacttccttcatgcactagttggcgccgaatttgagtctcatttgaggcacatttggctttgcatttcagcaccttataggctataaataaaggtgctgcccttgtacaatttagatttggaatttagagtagagagactatactcaaatttagagagaaattgtgagtcttgtgtcttcttcttcctttgccttatcttgtgtgccaatggtgagcttcaagtggcggcaaccttgcacttatcttggaacaaggctccaagtggcgtgactgaACTTCCAaagtctcaaatccagcaagcttcattcCATAAGTGTTCCTTCCTTCATTCCTTTCATTTTATTCGGTAGTTTCCATGCTTAGGTGTTTTCCATTCATTTCCACCGATTGTAAttgtgttttccagctttgttttcaaattttgtttggtGCAGTAGCATTATTTaaaaattctgttcggttccatttgttgttcttcaattcttattgtttgattccatttgacaatatatggacttccatatgagctttggtttggtgcaaagtcttggtgagttcttgagttagaacattgatccaattctaagtaaagtgccatttcatgaccaactcaagttgctcctaagaatgtcaaagaatcatgtattcttgttattgcattcacatcatggCCATTGATGGACAACGAATTGGAAACCTTTTGAACAGTAGGATCTCCTTTGTCCTTGTTGGGACAGAGCGGCCTCATCCTCACAATAACCTGCAACAAAGGCAAGAAGAGAGAAATCGGAGTTAGATAGAAGGCATTGGAAAGTAGAAAACCCTAATAAGAGAAACCAACCTTGACACCGGAATCGGAGGGCGCCGGGAGTAAATTGTTGGTTGGGGCATCAGCGGTGATGGCGAGCTTGCGCTTCAGAGGGTTGGAAGAGGGTGGTCTCGGGGACAAAGGGCTCTTGAACTTAGGAGGGGAAGGGACAACGAGATTGGGATCAGAGGGAGGGTCATTCTCTTAGGAGGGTTTGTGCTTGCGAGAGGGGAGGGGTTTAGGGAAAGGAGAGGGGGTTGGCAAATTTTGGAGAATGAAATGAGGAAATAAGATTTTGGAAAGGAAAATTTTTGAGTAAGTGTGGGAAATGAAATTTTATGGGagggaaataaaataatatgatgGAGGGAATGAAAGGAAATTTGCGGCGTTTCTAAATGACGCATTTTGAAGGAGAATTGTGATAGTTATTAAGATGTCATAATATACGGATAATTATGGCGGTttttaataaccgccatattaaaaccgccacaacttacaagtttttttgtagtgcgattgtttcctcgaaacaaccgattgtttcctcgaaacaaccgattgtttcctctctGACAACACTGTGAAAGAATTGAATTAATTCCTCTATTCTTTCTGATTGTTACCGATCTCATTATGAAAGGATTCTGAGTCAATAAAGTTGTCTTGAAAGTCTGATAGTGTTatggaggaagttacaacatgtcataaaggaatatattccatttcttgaaaattcaagagcctttatgactagtcaaagatcacatgtgatgaccatgttgTTTTATGCtcttttctgacgttttctgtgcaggtcttGGTCCAGTCTTTTcttcttgaagactgaaacccactcatATCAATTAATTACAGTAGGGTTCAGTTATtctataaaatctggtgcagtttttctctctaaaaaaaaaacaatcaattgagccatctcttgcaacatctcttgctctcTTTGTGTGTGACCCTTTGCCTCTTTTTTCTGCTATCATGGAATCCACTCCTCCTACATAAAAAAGGATCAAAACAAGagttgtaaggtctggagggagACTTGAGGGCTAGTTTTCAGGGGATAATGAGCTCATTGAGAGATATCGTTTTGTGACAagcacaaaggtgatcaacaacccaaaagttgtttcctttgattggctgaaaagtcaaaagcaaTCAAAGTAGGGTTCAGTTATtctataaaatctggtgcagtttttctctctaaaaaaacaatcaattgagccatcttttgcaacatctcttgctctcTTTGTGTGTGACCCTTTGCCTCTTTTTTCTGCTATCATGGAATCCACTCCTCCTACATAAAAAAGGATCAAAACAAGagttgtaaggtctggagggagACTTGAGGGTTGGTTTTCAGGGGATAATGAGCTCATTGAGAGATATCGTTTTGAGACAagcacaaaggtgatcaacaacccaaaagttgtttcctttgattggctgaaaagtcaaaagcttgacaatgtgaGAAAGCTTCTCAAGGATCAGTTGCTAAGaagattcttggagatgaagggaaataTATACCCTGATTTAAttcgggtattctacaccaatcttaagtttgaaggaaacaaccttgtttctcatgtgaaaggtgtagacatggagattacccatgatgtGTGGGCTGCAGTAACTGGATTAAAGTATGTTGGTCTAAGGATTAAcaaaggaaatcttggagttgtggaagatttcaacaaagtccaatactacaagagttgtttgaagaatcaacaagcccaagtgagaacttgttctgTTGGAGGGTTGAAGTAAGATGAAAGGGTGTTTGCTCTTATTgttacttggattctaactccaagggggagcaaccattctgttttaACAGAAGAAGATCTTGTATATATctattgcatcatgaagaagatcaagttcaattggattcatatcatcaaagaacatatgcaaaaatccatgaggttaagtgactaccactatccctatgctgttttaatctttaaattcttgctctattttgaagtgaatcttgaagatgagaccTCTGAGTTGGTTAAATCAACACAAGAAATGAATAATGGTTCtctaagcaagatgggattcaccaaaataagtggaagatgggtgagcaaagatggtgatcatggtggttcatcaagtgctgcagctgctgattttgatgaataAGATCAAGCTGCTGATATGGATATCCACATGAAGAACAACCTGCAACTAACTTTGATGCTGGAACAAGCGCAGGACATCAAGGGGATGAGATTCCTtctatgtcttcttttgaaagatacatggtgaataggcttgatggctttgctgaaaatcaaagaaatctccatgatctttgtgtgacCAATTTCCAGAGCATTGACAACAGATTCCAGAGCATGGACACTCGTTTTCTGaccctggatgaacagattgaagatATTCAGAACCAGATCTTTGAGCTTCAATATGAAAAGGAtgactgaagaaaaacaaccggttgaatgctcgaaacaaccgattgtttttgctttgtatCAGTTTAAGTGccttttcttttaaattctgttttatcTGGAACAATTTAAGGTTTATCTCTACttatagtctatttgtgaagacaaatagggggatatttttatgttgtgttgtctttaTTTCTGAAAACTCTATTTTGTTTAAGTGATTAATGTTTTGTTGCTTTGCTGCTGATATTTTGGTTGGTTTTGGCTGCTGTTTGGTTAAGCAAAACATAAGTTTGTTTTACTGCTCTAACCTACTCCCATAGATATTGTACACTGCTTAAACTTTGATTTGcaagaactgcttcagattcaataatatccaacacaagcaaccagggatttttcttcatcaaatagggggagattgttgaatcaagtgtgttcaagctttgaagaatccaaatcctagtgttTGATGGGAGGCTGGAATTGCTTGAAGTTGTTGatgtgttttagagtaggatctggggtagattatctttgtaatccactctttgttgaatttaaagcttaagtgttttcaaatattttaagtttaaagtgtttttcaaactaagtgaaaaacaaccagttgttttgtcaaaacaaccgattcttttatacttaggtgtttttgaaagagttttgaaaatgttttggatggttgacttgttgtcaaaccaaaacaactgattgattcgctctttcaactgattgtttgtttgaaatcctAACAGACTCAGTTTTATTAGTtaagtgagctttaaatgatttcataaccgaatacgctcctgctttaaatgctttgaccaagatttgaatattataaatagtttgttaatgttttataacaaacaacaagaaagaaaaacatatttgagtttttcaaagagctttcaagcatttgagttttcactttgagctttggttattcaagagagaagtggaataggattactctgtattgattttagttgattttgtaacagtgtaattcgttaTATAAattgtgtacattctggtgttgtaaagccaagaagggttgtgtgctcttgaggttgacaagatcaacattcttggtgtttgtgtgctgagccaaaggaagtgtgtttcttgaggggatcaaggtcacttctttggtggtgtgtgtatgtaatctggatttgattacctagtggattcccagtggtttctgggaaactggatgtagctcttggtttaagagtgaatcagtataaactgtttgtgcatctctctcttccttaaactctttaatttcagttgttgttatttttactggtataaacaaccaattgtttttgcgaaacaaccgattttttttctacgaaacaaccgattgtttttctggtgctttactcttttgagctttgttcttggctaattgaattcctaatctggtttcttgcgaagaatttcattctagcttaaaatgtttgcgaaaaccccctttaaacaattcacccccctctagtttaaagccatacattctaacagttTTAACCTTCCCATGTGTATAGGTGCTTTATTTGTAGACAATGCTTTATTGGATTTGGGAGCAAGCGTAAATATAATTCCTTTGGCAATGTTGAAGAAAATATGTGATTTGCAGATTAAACCCACCTAGATGACTTTAAAGTTAGTTGATCAAGTAACCAAGCATCcatatggtgtggttgaagatgttctcGTCAAGGTGGATAAATTCACATTCCCTGTGGATTTTGTTGTGATggacatgaaagaagatgaagaggttCCCTTGATACTTGGAAGACGCTTTATGGAGACTGCTAGAGTCATAATTGATGTTGACAAAGGAGAACTTCAAGTTAGAACTGCAGATGAGGAGGTAactttaaatcttttttatggTCTTAAAAAATTTAAGGCAGGGGTAGAATGCGTACAAAAGGAtgcaacaaagggagtttttcaccttgaaataaacaggcgtcaagctagatgacgttaaaTGAACGCTTACTAGGAGGCAACCCAGTCCACGTTTTAGTTTTAGCTTGTTTTGTTACCTttgttggttttatttttcaaaaaacaaaaaatcttATGTCTCCTAATCATTTTGCAAGTTATGTATTTTGACTTGGGGACAAgttctattattcagggggCAGATCCAGCTAATGAAGCAGGACTgtagataaagattttaacaaaaaaccggatgacttcttaagaagagaggattgacaaaaaaatatggttttatctttctaattctcttttcttttcatttatttgaattttattttttgtttattttttattttattttatttttctattttctgtttatttgcttatttgtttagtttgatttaattgcttattttgtattttgaataaattttttgttttgttaatttgTTAGTTTTAGGTTTGAATTAaatttcttgaataaatttctgttttaatttatttgttttctagtttattgTTTGCAAGTAAAAGGAActacaatattaattttgaattgtggaaaagagaatttgtgtttaaatattatatagtaagatgaattagacacaggttagaaaagaaaatatgattgaatccctattcaaatttagttaaaattatgatacatgaaaatttaccaggatgattgattaggacagagaatggcaagacaaaaaggaatgaggCCATTTAAActaagtgagtgtgtgaaccttaaacaatttttgagagttttactgatgaattgataGTTgcggttgcttaatttttatttttgttgcatcataaaagagcatgaaaaTGATTGAGGCATGTGTTAATTAGAAGTCAGGGCCAAaaagccaacctttatattagaattccaaTTCTTTTATACCCCCTTTGGGCCAAGAATTtgtttgttaatattgcaccttaacctttaatgatatattttcctactCTTTGTCATGTTTAAGGAAGAAGAACATAAATGcaatacatataaaaaagggaatggttggttctgattgtgaaagctcaaaaagttaaaaatagaaagaatcttttcctattataaaaaaaatagaggaagaaaaagaaattaaaaaaaaatcatcatgaaaatcatgaaaagttggaaagaaaatgaggaacaaggacatcgaaagaaagtggttcttaagataacatatatgttctctataattgaattgtaggtatgttcttcttctttaagatgtgcattttgttatcaaAGAAAAACCAATATGTTTTGGAAGCTtaacctcattacaaccctggaaaagacctcaagattgatgtttctaatatgtttgtaatttgaagatgaaatgaaaagcaactgtgatttgttatgatttagTGAAAATAGACAGTAACACTTATACGTGAGCATGAGAAGATATTCCTCGAAGAATTGTCGTTTATTTTTTTTGACTTGATCCTGGAAGTTGAATGtatctatatttttctatatttgaatttggaagtatcataaatttctaatttgatctgttgtttagtgaattaagctgtttgatatttaaattcaaatatatttatttactttgcttgatgacaaacaagattctaagttggggagagtgataagtgtctaattcagtaatatttcatattaaaatataggcacttatgaggatttattgctaatttacatataaaataattcataatttatgaatttatacatttacattttttatgttctttatttgaataagagtattatattcccaaatttggttttaattgCAACTTTCAggggaggattgaagatttggagtaaaggagaataatttgagctaaaaagagaaagttggaaggtcTCAGGAATAGAAAAAGATGCAGAGAAAGATTGagcctttttttatgttttatcacttagcccacTGGCGCGAAACATGAAgtaacctaaccctagaaaattaggttaaatagggggctagaggctcaaccctagtgtgccagattgagatgaaaacaccatagagtgaattgtaacccaatttgGAGAATGGAATGTGCTAGAAGTCTGCATGgttaattctaccatttgggattgagagtaatctgctcaaactcttatgtattgaggtgatatcttatatattaatatttagtttttgattgattattggtattgttgttttacttttaactttccgtgacaaattgggaatcttaaatctgaccgggagatatttttagggttcggacctaaacaacaatacttaacatatttgagtgctagagatagacttgaaatgttaattgccattaacgtctgagtgtgattctaagttgtttttataaatatgcgaagggtcgatatttaggaaacattcttaaggattttatatgcaaatgatcaatataaatgaattttctacgggcatcaatttcaatcaaagaacttaatattcacatgctaatcaaaatacatgagagtgggagagatgaaacctaatccctatttttccaattgaagcaactaattctttgtttgatgtcttattgatcagtgtcaACATAATCAATTCAAaacttctttttttgttttgtgttaTATTTaacgattattgtactcgataattcattgttccttgtggatcgatatccgtccttagggacaattattacttctgacaaacgcggtgcacttgccatAAAAAGTCATCAGTGCATCAACACGTGAGACCTTAACACTACATGATTGTCATTTATGGCCCCTAAAGAATCCTAATGTAAaccaattttaataattttatttagacacaaaataaataaaaattatatataatttaaaataatgttgTCATAAACAAACCTTAAAGTAAGGGTAAAATCGATTATTCTTAAGGTCATGCAGTTCTACAACAGTACCATTTGGTCGAATTAAGAATTCTCCCTCCAACCTTAAAATTGCACtcaaaacattatgaaagtgaTGGGAAACTGTTTCTCCAAACCGATGGAAGAAGAATGAAACACTTTGATTCTTCACATTATGCTCAATAATGTGGAGAAATTTGGCAACTTGTTCTTCAACAGTTGATCGATATGCATCTTTAACAAATCCAGTTTCCTTAATTCGTTGACATAATTGAAGGAAGGCTTCTAGTCCCATgcaaataatatcacaacattCTTCAGTGTTAACCAAGTACTTCATCAATTCTTGTCTGTGACGTTCTTTTTGTGGTTGGAACTTGCTCATAGAGTTTGTTGTATTACGTATCGTACGTAACAAATTCAATCGAAAACCAATCATACAAAGGATCATCATTGATTCACCTTGAgtatgtttttaatttgttgttgtatttgtgaaattaaattcatgttcGTCTCACCAAAATCGTTATAAATTGTAACCGTTTCCTCAAAATCTGTCATTTCTGCCTTATCAAAATGCCTCGTCAAATTCATAATGTTATCTATGTAATGTTTAACTTTTCATCCAGAACCATCGAGTAAGTGTCAATACAAACCAATACTACAAGAGCACATATCTTAAACTGTCATATCCtaattaatatgtataataattatgttaatATGCATAAGTAttaattaatctttaaaaaaacaaaaaaatcttTAACGGTCACTAcaaaaagttttaattttagtaGGGGTTTATTAATGGAGGTTACTATAACCTCTAGTAAAACACAAATATAGTAGAGGTTTTTCTAAACCCCTAGTAAGACTCATATTTACTTGAGGTTTTCTAAACCCCTAGTAAGACATTGAGGTTTTCCAAACCGCAGGTAACGCACTTAACGGGGGTTAAAACCGCCGGTAACGCCAAATATAACCccgttaaaaataattttttaaactgtataatatatatatatatatataataagtatTTTAATACGCATaagtattaatttaaaaaaaaatattttgtatataatatcttaaatatctaaattaatatatatatatatatataattgtaccGGTAGGTACCGGACGAATGCACGTGACCGACCGACCGAATGTACaataaatgtaagggcatttatgtgacaagctaaggtggttaagatacacctccgaagaataaggaatacgcgtttaaagaagatatgttccccgggtattccggagtACGACTGGCATgacatatccataaccaccctgagcccaagggatagaaagcccattaggcaatcctataaatactgtgctcaagccagagaaaggtacgttttcattcacttacgaaaccgcgcttagaatctcatacttacttgagcgtcggagtgccttcgcaggtaccctcccccgcccgaccgaaggagacaccaagaaggaacGACCGACTGAAGGAGACACCAAAAAGGAacgaccgaccgaaggagaagaagatcgacacgtcagcaatctcattacgtcaaccgaccgtgcctgggccccatttCTCCAAACAGgtacaataataattattttaatacgCATAAGAATTAATTCAtcttaaaaaaacaacaaaactacagtttatatttctattttatacaaaatattatttttaaataaaataaatatattttttataaataattaaatgtaacAAAAGTTACTTATGTAAACAAAtcaatctgaaaaataaaagaataatctaaaaataaaagttaaacagaaaaaatattgaatGGGTTCTTactaatattaaaatgaattcttactaattaataaaaaataataattacattaattttattttatatttaaaatggaTTTTAATTAACACTTTCAAAAATTCATTcagattttcaataaaaaaatattaatttatgaattcaattatcaataatataacataaattctattattatattaatattaatatttttaattttaaataatgtatttaattaattttgattaataaaaaaaaattaatttatattaacaataataatttcaaGAAACATATTCAGATGTATAATTTCAAATAATGTCAAACAgaataaaaacttatatttgatcattttttctaaaatgcaataataaattatataaataacttaatatgagataattattttattactataatttgaatttcaaataaatatttacatcTAAATTTGAAATACATATGAACTAATGATTTCTAAAACATctcaattaaaaacatatttaactaaAACTACAAATATATTCAACtacataatttttgttatttctcACATACATAATAATATCTGAATGAGACTTCGATTATTCTGTCTGATTGAATGTCAAGTCAATTACAAACTTATTCACATAAATAACTactgtaaaataaattaaatttataataaaaacatcCAAACagaatataaacaaatttaaaacaaaaacaaaatatacatTAAGAAAAATCACATAGCTGGACAAGAGCATAACAAGAACACACCGCAAGGAAGAAGAAGCTATGCCTAAAAACACTTGACAAAAATCcagattttattaaaaaaaactaaacgaaaattcaaaaaatatggaaaaaaatatgaaaataatctATTACCCTATGCCTTAAAAACACAACTTAATCAATTAGCCAAAGGTTTCagaagcataatcgattatgccttCAGTTACAAAACAAACATAATCGACTATGCTgcaacataatcgattaagcTCATATTTACACACATCAGATAACCGATCATGGTCCCAAAAAAcaacacataatcgattatgtattcAACCTAATTGATTATTGTACTGATCAGTCCTCGGACGTCGTTGACTGCTAGTAGACgtggggccacgtaagctgggtcccatGAGCGGCACGGGCCAGTGCCTTGCAGACGGCACGCCCAGGATGTTGAGGACTGGTCAGGCATCGGTCACGTAAGTTGGGTCTCACAAGCGGTACGCCCAGGGTGCCTCGCAAACGGTACGCCCAGAGTGTCAAGGAGTGGTCAGGCGTCGGTCATTAGGATGTGTTGACGTGTCCTCGGACACCGGCAAGTCAAACAGcggagctgggccacgagaggtggatcccagacaacACACCAGTTACCagtagggagaagcctagattaCGAGGGGTCCATGTGTGTGGCGTGAATGACGCGTTCAGGCATAGcacaagtaaagagccactggaaGAGCTAAGGCCCGTGAGGGTTACGTTCCAGAggtaagctgcatgcatgacacgtgaaaaGCTAGGACACTCTCGGGAAGGATGGccctagagattaggtgcacaagttggtacccaagtgGTCAttccgtcagaggttgcactccagtaagggagccttacgcgctagattgcctTGAGAGTGGGTGATAGCGGCGCTAAGGCACATCCTCAGTAACCCTAATTGTGGTTAGTGGAAACAATGGAAACCCGAGAGTATATAAGGGGTAGCATTAAACCTAATAAGGTACACAACATTTACGCGAATACACACACAAAAACACATGGCTTTTACGGCTAAGTGTTTTGGTGTTTCATAaccctaagattgacttgagcgtcgaagtgcaaacgacctctagggcgccctttgtctttgcaattTCAGGTGTTTGGTCGCAAGAAAGCACGAACGAAGGCACAGAGAATTGGGCGTGTGATCGTCGCGGATGTACAAAGGCAATCAAGTTAACCGGCAGAAACGATTATCAATTATTTTCCataacataatcgattaagtGTTGTGTTCTTTTCTAGTGGTAATTGATTAGGCACGGTAGAAAACTCACAAATGGCTAACCAGAGATCGAAGATGCAATAACAAACTCACTACCTTTGTACTTTACTAACTCATGAAGCTCTCCAAGGCCATTCAAGCAATGCACAATTCTATTTGAATGAAATGTTTCTCTCAAATGTTGTGTTTCCCCGAACCATGCTTTTATATAACTCATCAATGACATTATTTATGACCTAACAACTTTGAAGCGGTACAACTTtaaaatgtttgtaaataaatagaGCTTAGtttggggtccaaatagaaaatAAGTTAGAGTAGGTTTACATAGCATAAAatatgcaagaaaaaaaaaggatatagaaattttgaatccataaaaaaacaaagacaaaaacaaATTGAGAGCGTTCACATTTCCACTTTCACATTTCAAATTACTAAAGAGGATTCTAAGTATATGGCAAATTGTTTTTATAGTTGTGGAATTTAATCCTTCTTTCTTTCACAATTTTTAAGGACATTAAACcttcataattaaattttaagtaagTGTCTTTGAGTCTTTCTAagtg contains these protein-coding regions:
- the LOC137817174 gene encoding uncharacterized protein; its protein translation is MSKFQPQKERHRQELMKYLVNTEECCDIICMGLEAFLQLCQRIKETGFVKDAYRSTVEEQVAKFLHIIEHNVKNQSVSFFFHRFGETVSHHFHNVLSAILRLEGEFLIRPNGTVVELHDLKNNRFYPYFKVCL